In the Lactobacillus paragasseri genome, GAACAGGTGGTAAAAGAGTTTGATCTTGTTCTGCTTCAGCTTCTTTTAACACCTTTTTTAGCCAATTATTGTAAAACTCTTGATCGCTAGGTAACCATTGTCCAACATTAAATTTTGCATCTTTTTTCATTTTTAACACCTTTTAATATTAATAACTATAATGAAATCTTCTTTGTGACTAGAAGGTAGACAGAAACAACAGCCAAAATACAAATGATAATAGCCAATGCTAATTCCCATTTGTTAAATAGAGGGGTACCTTTTTTGTCGTATTCTTTTCTGGCAAAGTAGTAGAAGATTATACCTACAGCATAAATAATTGTTGAAATCAGTAGGTAATTAAGTCCTGCTGCATATAAGAGCCATAGACAATAGATGGTTGATAAAATACCTATGAATAAACTCTTATTACGTTTACGAGAATCATTAGCAAATATTTCACGTTTTTGAGCAATTTTCCATAAGTACATTGAACTTAATAAGTAACAAGGTAAAATTATTACCCCGGTAATGTCGATACATGCGAGATAAACATTATTAGCTGTTACTACTAAGATCATGAACAAGGACATCAAAATACTTGAAATGTATAAGGATACACTAGGTACCTTTTTCTTATTTTCATGAGCAAAGAATTTTGGCAATACATGTCCTTTAGCTGCAGCATATGGAAGTTGAGCCATCATAACGGTCCATGCAACCCATGAACCACCAACAGAGATAATTACGGAAATTGTGACGAAGTCTATGAACCATGGGCCTAATAAGTTTTTCATCAAGTAAGCTGTTGATGGATCAGTTAATTTAGAAAGAGTTGGTTGATGATAAATACCATAAGCAACAATACTAATTAGAACATAGGCGATTAATGAAATTAAATAGCCCATTACAGTTGCTTTACCAACATCTTTAGGATTTTTAGCGTGGTTAGAAATAACAACCGCACCTTCAATACCGATAAAGCACCATAATGTTACTAACATAGGAGCTTTAATTTGGCTAACAAAGTTTCCTAAGTGAAGACCTTGTCCCCAGAATCCCCAGAAAAATGTTGGGAAGCGGAAGAAGATTAGCATACAAATTAGAATGATTCCTAAACTAATGAACTTGATGATAACTGTAATGTTGTTAAGAAATGAGGCTTCTTTAACACCATTAAGAACTAAAAAATTATAAATCCAAATTAAAACAATACCGAATATAACAGTTGGCCATTGGTGTTTAAGCAAGACCGGAAAGTAACGACCGAATGAGTCATTAAGCATAACGGCATAAGCTACATTACCTGTAATTGCTTCAATCCAATAACCCCATGCTGAATTGAACCCAACATATTTACCGAAACCAGCGCGTGCATACGAATAAATACCAATATTTAAATCTGGTCTTTCTTCAGCTAAGATTTTGAAAGTAAAAGCAAGTCCAAACATGCCAATACCGGTCAAGATCCAAGCAATAAGGACAGCACCAAGTGATGAAGAAGCGACCATATTTTGAGGAATATCAAAAATTCCGCCACCAATCATGGCGCCAACTACCATAGCTATTAAGCCAAAGAGACCAATTTTATGACTTTTAGTTTTAGTCATTTTGAAGTCTTCTTTCTTTTAATTAAAATCCAACTTATTTAACGCGAGCTATTTCTTCTCTAACTTTAATATTTGAGCTACCTAATCCAGGCTCTTGATCATGTAAATTAAATTCAACTTGAGTTTCAGGCCTAAATAGAAGTACATGAGTTGAACCACCAAAGTGGAACATTCCTAGTTGATCACCCTTGTTAACGTGTTGACCAACACGTACAGTGATTTCATCACTTGATACTTCAGACATACCTACAGCGACAAAACACATGAGACCAATCTTTGGATTATCAGCTTTGATGAAAATAACAGCACGAGTAGCTGTAGCAGTTAAGAAGGCTTGTGAATCGTTTGCGGCAACCGGATCAGCACCACGTTCATTTGCGAAGCCTTGATATAAACTTTCAGAGTAGTATGAACCTGGTAAATTATATGCTTTTACAATAGTTCCACTAACAGGACTATTCCATCTGTGATAACTTAAAGCACTTAAAAATGCTTGATATAAGGTTCCACCTTCAAATTTTGAGGTCCATGGGTCGTTATGAAGAAGATCCATTAATGAGTAAGGTTGTCCTTTAATCCAGAATTTAGCTTTCATTGGTAAATCACGAGCAATTCTAAATGGAGCAGATTCACATGCATTGGCGATTGAATTTGGATCTTCAGGATCTTGAACTGGACGAATGCCAGGATTAAATAAACGAGTAAAGAAATTGTCCCAGGAAGTAAAACCTAAATGTTTTTCACGGTCATCTGACTCACATTTAAAAATAGTTGTAAAATTATCGCCATCAGCTGCTTTAGACATTTCATTTAATGCGTAGTCACTTAACCAGCCATTTTTAGAAGTGTTAAGAACATAGGTAGATGCGGGAGTTTGCAAATATTTGCCCCAATAATTCAATATATCTCTTAATTTCTCATTGATTTTTGGATTCATGAAAAACACATATCCAGCCTTAGTAGCCATTGGATAATCCAAAATTGCATTGATTGGCGTTCCGACCAATCCAGTAGTATTAAATTCTGGAGCTCTTTGAATAATACGATTGAGCATTAAAAGCATTTGACGATAATTTCTTACTTGAGGAGTGCCCATCGGTGTGTCGACGTATTTTTCAGGAATTTCATCAAACATCATTTGAGTAATATTGTACAAGTATCTATCAGACTCAATTAAATTTTTCAAGGCTTGAACAGGAGGTAGTAACTTTTGATTTTCTTCACTTTCTGCTTCTTTTAAAACCTTTTTCAGCCATTTGTTGTAAAATTCTTGGTCACTTGGTAACCATTGTCCTACATTATATTGGATATTCTTTTTCATCTTATTTACCTCTTGTATTTATAAAAAATAACAAAAAAACATAATAAAGTGCACTTTCATCATCACTATAAGGCTAAATGTAAGTGGGATCAAAAAAAACGTATTTTTAAATAAAAAAACAGGTAGCGCTAAACTACCTGTCTTTGCATACATTTAATTTAAAAACTATTATTTAATTCTTTGCAGCGTCACTAATAATTATGGTGAAAAGCTTGGAACAATTGTTGTTGAAAAGAAGGATGGCAAGATTAAAGCATATAGTGATGTAGTGAAAAATTTTGATTTAATCATTCATGATGCAGGAAAAGAAGATCAAAAGTTAAGTACAAATGACGGACAAATTAAGAATTAAAAGCAGTATGATTATCTTAAAGGAATAGCTACGTTTTCTGAAATTGCAGATAGAAAGAAACAAGGAATAAAGTCATGAAACGTATCTTAAATACTAACGAATTTCTACATGGCGGTGATTATAATCCTGAGCAGTGGTGGGATGAACCGGATGTGATCAATCAAGATTTTGCACTGTTTAAGCAGGCAAAGATAAATACAGTGACAGTAGGAATTTTTTCGTGGGCAAAATTAGAACCAGAAGAAGGAAAGTATGATTTTTCATGGTTAGATGAGATTTTTGACCGAGTTGAGGAGATGAATGGTCATGTTGTTCTTGCTACGCCTAGTGGCGCAAGACCTGCATGGCTTGCACAAAAATATCCTGAAGTTCTTCGAACAGATAATCTAGGAAATAAGCGTGGTTTTGGTGGTCGTCATAACCATTGTTTGACCTCACCTATTTATCGTGAAAAAGTGCGAGAGATTAATACGAAATTAGCGGAGCATTTTGGTCAAAGAAAGAGTCTAGTGCTTTGGCATATTTCTAATGAATATTCAGGCGAATGCTACTGCGAGTTATGCAAAAATGCTTTTAGAGAGTGGTTAAAAAATAAATATGGAAATTTAGATAATCTCAATCATGCTTGGTGGAATACTTTCTGGAGTCATACTTATAACGATTGGTCGCAGGTTAATCCACCAAGTCCTTTAAGTGAGATGGGTAATAAAGGGATGAATCTGGATTGGAAGAGATTTATTACAGATCAGACAATTTCGTTTATTGATAATGAAACTGCACCCTTGAAAAAGATAACGCCGAATATTCCAGTTACTACTAATGTGATGGCTGGAAATCCTTTAATGGATCCATTTGCTGGTTTTGATTATCAAAAAGTTTCAAAGCATTTAGATTTTATTTCTTGGGATTCCTATCCTGCTTGGGGAAATGATAATCAAACTACAGCAGAACTTGGAAGAAATGTTGGTCTAATTCATGATTTCTTTAGAAGTTTGAAACATCAGAACTTTTTAGTTATGGAAAACACTCCGTCGCGTGTTAACTGGCATAGTGTTGATAGGGCAAAGAGACCAGGAATGCATGAATTAGCCAGTTTACAGGATATAGCACATGGCAGTCAAGGCGTGCTGTATTTTCAGTTAAGAGCGTCACGCGGATCATCAGAAATGTTTCATGGTGCGGTAATTGAACATCGCCATCCTGAGCAAACGCGTGCTTTTAAAGATGTCACTAAGGTAGGCAAAGACTTAGAAAAAATTAGACCAATTGTTGATACTAATTACGCTAAAGCACGTGTAGCGATTGTATTTAGTTATGACAGTTATTGGGCTTTGCAAGATGCTGAAAGCTATAGTAAAGATAAAAAGATCTGGCAAACAATTCAAAAACATTATCGTTATTTTTATGACCATGATATTCCAGTTGATTTTGTTAGTCCTGAAGATGATTTTTCAGAGTATACCTTATTGATCGATCCGATGCATTTTTTGATGAGTAAAGCATACATTGAAAAAATTGACAGCTATGTTAAAAATGGTGGTCAGATTGTTGGCACTTATATTAGCGGGGTTGTAGATGAAAATGATCTGGCTTATATGAATGAGTGGCCTAAGGAATTACAAGATATATATGGAATAGAGCCACTTGAGACGGATGTTTTGTATCCTGGACAAGCAAATACGATTATTTTTAAAGGAAAAGAATATAAGACACACGATTATTGTGAAACTTTAATAAATTGTACAGGAAAGGTGCTTGCAAAATATACTAGTGATTTCTATCAAGATACACCTGCTATTGTGGAACACGAAGATGGGCTAGGAAAAGGATATTATCTTGCTTGCCGGACCGATTATGATTTGCTAGAAAAATTTTATGAAGAAATAGCCAGTGATTTAATTCCAGAACTGCCAATTTGTAAATCTAGCAGTAAAGTTTCGATTCAAGTGCGTGAAAATGGGAATACACAGTATTGGTTTGTTCAGAACTTTTCTGATAAAGAGGCAAAGATTAAATTAGATAAGGAACTTCTTGACCTCATAGGAGGTAAAAAGGATAAAGGAGAAGTTGTTTTAAAGCCATTTGAGAGTAAAGTTTATGGTGTTGAGTAGATGAGTTTAAAATAGGCATTCTAGGATAAAAAGAGAATGCTTATTTTTTATATTGATCTACACCGATTTGACTACTTATTCTAAATAGGTATAAAATTAACCTTTCTGTGTGAATAAAACACAAAAGACGGAAAGGAATAATTTTTGATGAATAATTCGACAACAGAGAAGACTTTCTTTGGACAGCCACGTGGTTTGTCCACTTTGTTCTTCACTGAAATGTGGGAGAGATTTAGTTACTACGGTATGCGTGCTATCCTACTCTTCTACATGTACTATGCTGTAGAACGTGGCGGACTAGGCATGGATGAAACAACTGCTGCCTCAATCATGTCTATTTATGGTTCGCTAGTTTTTCTTTCTACAGTAGCTGGGGGCTGGCTAGCAGATAGAATCTGGGGAGCAAGGAGTACTGTCTTCTTTGGTGGTGTCCTAATTATGATTGGACACATTGTTTTAGCTTTGCCAATGGCAGAGTTAGGCTTATATATTTCAATTGCATTTATTGTAATTGGTACTGGATTGCTTAAACCAAATGTTTCTAACATGGTAGGTGGTCTTTACTCTTTAGATGATCGAAGAAGAGATGCAGGATTCAGTATTTTTGTTTTCGGCATTAACCTTGGATCTGCTTTAGCTCCCTGGCTTGTTCCTTGGGCAAGTGAAGGATTTGGTTTTAACTTATTTGGCAATCATCTTAATTTCCACGCTGGTTTTTCTTTAGCGGCAGTAGGAATGTTCTTTGCCTTGGTGCAATATGTGTGGGGAGGTAGAAAATACCTTTCTGATGATGGGATGCAGCCGACTGATCCAATTGATCCTGCAACTCGTAATAAGCTATTGAAGAGAGTTCTTTTAGGTGCTTTAGTTTTAGCAGCTGTTTTAGGTGTGATGGCTGCGTTAGATCAATTAAACGTCGATAACATTATTACCCTAATTACTATTGTGGCTATTGCTTTGCCAATTTACTACTTTGTTTTAATGCTTAGAAGTCCTAAAGTAACTAAAGAAGAACGTTCGAAAGTATGGGCTTATATTCCATTATTTATTGCTGCTGCAATTTTCTGGGGAATTGAAGAATCTGGATCAGTTGTTTTAGCCTTGTTTGCTGCGCAAAGAACAGTTCTTCATATTGGAAACTGGCACTTTACTGCTGCTAACTTCCAAACTTTAAATCCATTATTTATTATGATTTTAACCCCATTTTTTGTTTGGCTATGGGATAACTGGAAGAAGCAACCGAGTGCTGCTGGTAAGTTTGCAGCTGGTTTAGTTTTTGCTGGACTTTCATACATGTGGATGGCACTACCAGGTATGCTCTATGGAACAAATGGACGGGTTAGCCCATTCTGGTTAGTTGGTTCCTGGTTCATTGTTGAAATTGCTGAGATGCTTATTTCGCCAATTGGATTATCCGTAACAACTCGTTTAGCTCCTAAGGCATTCCGCTCGCAAATGATGAGTCTTTGGTTCTTAGCTGATGCAACTGGACAAGCTGTTAATTCGCAGATTGTTAAGTATTACTCAAGTAAAACTGAAGTAGCTTACTTCTTAGCTGTTGGTTTGGTAAGTGTGTTATTTGGTGTTGTAATGTTTTTCTTCACAAAGAAGATTCATAATTTGATGGCTGACGCTGAGTAATTAAGTAAAAAATTGAATATTTAAATTAAAAAGATTCAAGCTTTAGCTTGAGTCTTTTTTCTGTAGGCATTGTAAATTATTAAAAAACGAGTAGAATGAATTCTGAAGAAATAATTGGATGACAGAGAGCATTCGTTTTGGAGGAATTAAATATGGATACAATGGTTAAGCACAGACATAGTCTAAGCAAAAATCAGAAGTGGGTTATAGCATCTACTTCTTCAGGTTTTGCTCTTGAAAATATGGATGTGCTTTTTTTATCGTTTGCAATGAGTTCAATGATTGCTGATCTGCACTTATCAGGTGGAGCAGCAGGTTTTATTTCGACAATTACTAACCTTGGAATGTTAGTGGGTGGAATTGCTTTTGGAATTTTAGGAGATAAAATTGGCCGTGTTAAGACTTTTAGTCATACGGTAATTATTTTTGCGATTGCGACTGCTTTGATGGCTTTTGCTAATAATATTTATATGATCTATGGACTACGTTTCTTAGCAGGAATCGGAGCTGGTGGTGAATATGGTGTCGGAATTGCTTTAATTGCTGAAAACTTTCATAAAGAGCAAATCGGTAAGATGACATCAGTTGCAGCAATTGGTGGTCAAATTGGCGCAATTTTGGCAGCTTTGATTGCGGCTTGGATTATTCCAACGGCTGG is a window encoding:
- a CDS encoding peptide MFS transporter, translated to MNNSTTEKTFFGQPRGLSTLFFTEMWERFSYYGMRAILLFYMYYAVERGGLGMDETTAASIMSIYGSLVFLSTVAGGWLADRIWGARSTVFFGGVLIMIGHIVLALPMAELGLYISIAFIVIGTGLLKPNVSNMVGGLYSLDDRRRDAGFSIFVFGINLGSALAPWLVPWASEGFGFNLFGNHLNFHAGFSLAAVGMFFALVQYVWGGRKYLSDDGMQPTDPIDPATRNKLLKRVLLGALVLAAVLGVMAALDQLNVDNIITLITIVAIALPIYYFVLMLRSPKVTKEERSKVWAYIPLFIAAAIFWGIEESGSVVLALFAAQRTVLHIGNWHFTAANFQTLNPLFIMILTPFFVWLWDNWKKQPSAAGKFAAGLVFAGLSYMWMALPGMLYGTNGRVSPFWLVGSWFIVEIAEMLISPIGLSVTTRLAPKAFRSQMMSLWFLADATGQAVNSQIVKYYSSKTEVAYFLAVGLVSVLFGVVMFFFTKKIHNLMADAE
- a CDS encoding basic amino acid/polyamine antiporter → MTKTKSHKIGLFGLIAMVVGAMIGGGIFDIPQNMVASSSLGAVLIAWILTGIGMFGLAFTFKILAEERPDLNIGIYSYARAGFGKYVGFNSAWGYWIEAITGNVAYAVMLNDSFGRYFPVLLKHQWPTVIFGIVLIWIYNFLVLNGVKEASFLNNITVIIKFISLGIILICMLIFFRFPTFFWGFWGQGLHLGNFVSQIKAPMLVTLWCFIGIEGAVVISNHAKNPKDVGKATVMGYLISLIAYVLISIVAYGIYHQPTLSKLTDPSTAYLMKNLLGPWFIDFVTISVIISVGGSWVAWTVMMAQLPYAAAKGHVLPKFFAHENKKKVPSVSLYISSILMSLFMILVVTANNVYLACIDITGVIILPCYLLSSMYLWKIAQKREIFANDSRKRNKSLFIGILSTIYCLWLLYAAGLNYLLISTIIYAVGIIFYYFARKEYDKKGTPLFNKWELALAIIICILAVVSVYLLVTKKISL
- a CDS encoding beta-galactosidase, whose amino-acid sequence is MKRILNTNEFLHGGDYNPEQWWDEPDVINQDFALFKQAKINTVTVGIFSWAKLEPEEGKYDFSWLDEIFDRVEEMNGHVVLATPSGARPAWLAQKYPEVLRTDNLGNKRGFGGRHNHCLTSPIYREKVREINTKLAEHFGQRKSLVLWHISNEYSGECYCELCKNAFREWLKNKYGNLDNLNHAWWNTFWSHTYNDWSQVNPPSPLSEMGNKGMNLDWKRFITDQTISFIDNETAPLKKITPNIPVTTNVMAGNPLMDPFAGFDYQKVSKHLDFISWDSYPAWGNDNQTTAELGRNVGLIHDFFRSLKHQNFLVMENTPSRVNWHSVDRAKRPGMHELASLQDIAHGSQGVLYFQLRASRGSSEMFHGAVIEHRHPEQTRAFKDVTKVGKDLEKIRPIVDTNYAKARVAIVFSYDSYWALQDAESYSKDKKIWQTIQKHYRYFYDHDIPVDFVSPEDDFSEYTLLIDPMHFLMSKAYIEKIDSYVKNGGQIVGTYISGVVDENDLAYMNEWPKELQDIYGIEPLETDVLYPGQANTIIFKGKEYKTHDYCETLINCTGKVLAKYTSDFYQDTPAIVEHEDGLGKGYYLACRTDYDLLEKFYEEIASDLIPELPICKSSSKVSIQVRENGNTQYWFVQNFSDKEAKIKLDKELLDLIGGKKDKGEVVLKPFESKVYGVE
- a CDS encoding phosphatidylserine decarboxylase family protein, which encodes MKKNIQYNVGQWLPSDQEFYNKWLKKVLKEAESEENQKLLPPVQALKNLIESDRYLYNITQMMFDEIPEKYVDTPMGTPQVRNYRQMLLMLNRIIQRAPEFNTTGLVGTPINAILDYPMATKAGYVFFMNPKINEKLRDILNYWGKYLQTPASTYVLNTSKNGWLSDYALNEMSKAADGDNFTTIFKCESDDREKHLGFTSWDNFFTRLFNPGIRPVQDPEDPNSIANACESAPFRIARDLPMKAKFWIKGQPYSLMDLLHNDPWTSKFEGGTLYQAFLSALSYHRWNSPVSGTIVKAYNLPGSYYSESLYQGFANERGADPVAANDSQAFLTATATRAVIFIKADNPKIGLMCFVAVGMSEVSSDEITVRVGQHVNKGDQLGMFHFGGSTHVLLFRPETQVEFNLHDQEPGLGSSNIKVREEIARVK